One window of the Yamadazyma tenuis chromosome 6, complete sequence genome contains the following:
- a CDS encoding FAD-binding D-lactate dehydrogenase [cytochrome] (COG:C; EggNog:ENOG503NUBF) — MFSRLRAAARTVRQYSTTQAPKPSSTAGRVGVISAAVVSGAAGVYFGSTYFGGRNDIYTRSTAPLDAVPPLQYADKNTYEVAIAEMKQVVGEDNWSVSEDEILAVSDLFFSTHRPPKPAENKPSIIISPADTQQVSQIVQIAHKYRVPIVANSGMTSLEGHTMHTRGPYSVSLSFSRMNKILEFHPDDLDVVVQPAVGWQELAEFLQDHEKGKRLIFGPDPGMGATVGGMASTSASGTNAYRYGTMKENVVNMTVVLADGTILKTRQRPRKSSAGYDLTRLFIGSEGTLGLITEITIKLHVKPVYEYVSIATFPTMKDATKTASTIVAKSGLQLNAIELLDTTMVGFVNAGGITDAKGRPKVFLEKPTLLLKIGGPTKESIHQDTKLVQQIAKDNGVVKFESSTSEEENALLWSARRNGLFSTIEHGQKVLDDPNDVQCWTTDIAVPLSNLPDVISETHDDLNRSGFKGKFATMGHIGDGNCHFLLLYNKKDYGKAQAAVDRMVERTLQFEGTCTGEHGVGVGKRRFLPVELGQPAVDLMRKIKYSLDPHAVLNPDKVVKLEAGDPLDELLEAGHVAESGKGCC, encoded by the coding sequence ATGTTTTCACGACTCAGAGCTGCTGCTCGTACTGTAAGACAATACAGCACCACACAAGCTCCTAAGCCTCTGTCCACCGCCGGACGCGTGGGAGTCATATCGGCTGCTGTTGTGTCCGGTGCCGCCGGGGTTTACTTTGGCAGCACCTATTTCGGTGGTAGAAATGACATCTACACTCGCTCGACCGCACCGCTCGATGCAGTTCCACCACTCCAGTACGCCGATAAAAACACATACGAAGTGGCAATTGCTGAGATGAAACAAGTGGTAGGCGAAGACAACTGGTCGGTGTCCGAAGACGAGATTCTTGCCGTTTCTGaccttttcttcagcaCTCACAGACCTCCAAAACCCGCAGAAAACAAGCCCAGTATAATCATAAGCCCGGCTGATACACAACAAGTGTCTCAAATCGTCCAGATTGCCCACAAGTACCGGGTGCCAATTGTTGCCAACTCAGGAATGACCTCCTTAGAAGGACACACGATGCACACCAGAGGTCCTTATAGTGTATCATTATCGTTTTCAAGgatgaacaaaatcttggaaTTCCACCCCGATGACTTGGACGTAGTGGTTCAACCAGCGGTGGGATGGCAGGAATTGGCTGAGTTTTTACAGGACCACGAGAAGGGTAAACGGTTGATTTTTGGGCCTGATCCCGGCATGGGTGCCACCGTGGGTGGTATGGCCAGTACGTCTGCCTCCGGTACCAATGCGTACCGTTACGGAACCATGAAGGAAAACGTCGTGAACATGACGGTGGTTTTGGCTGACGGGACCATTCTCAAGACCAGACAACGGCCCAGAAAATCCAGTGCTGGCTACGACTTGACCCGTTTGTTCATTGGCCTGGAAGGAACATTGGGCTTGATCACCGAAATAACCATAAAACTTCATGTCAAGCCCGTGTACGAGTATGTGAGTATTGCCACGTTCCCAACGATGAAGGATGCCACCAAAACTGCTTCTACTATTGTGGCCAAGAGCGGGCTCCAGTTGAATGCAAttgagcttcttgataCCACCATGGTGGGGTTTGTGAATGCTGGAGGTATCACCGATGCCAAGGGCCGGCCCAAAGTTTTTCTTGAGAAGCCTACgcttttgttgaagattgGTGGGCCCACCAAAGAATCGATTCACCAAGACACAAAGCTCGTGCAACAAATCGCCAAAGACAATGGAGTTGTGAAGTTTGAGCTGTCCACCTCGGAGGAGGAAAATGCCTTACTTTGGTCTGCTAGACGAAATGGGCTCTTTTCCACCATTGAACACGGTCAAAAGGTTTTGGACGACCCGAATGACGTCCAGTGTTGGACCACCGACATCGCTGTGCCGCTTTCAAATCTCCCCGATGTGATTTCCGAAACTcatgatgatttgaaccGTCTGGGATTCAAAGGAAAATTCGCAACCATGGGCCACATTGGAGATGGAAACTGCCATTTTTTGCTTTTGTACAACAAAAAGGACTATGGGAAGGCCCAGGCGGCGGTGGACCGAATGGTGGAACGGACCCTTCAGTTTGAAGGGACTTGCACAGGAGAACACGGGGTTGGGGTAGGAAAACGGAGATTTTTACCAGTGGAACTAGGCCAGCCGGCGGTGGACTTGATGAGAAAAATCAAGTATCTGTTGGACCCGCACGCAGTTTTGAATCCTGATAAGGTGGTGAAGTTAGAAGCCGGGGACCCGCTTGATGAGCTTCTTGAGGCCGGCCATGTGGCTGAGTCTGGAAAAGGATGTTGTTAG
- a CDS encoding amidase (COG:I,J,T; EggNog:ENOG503NTYP): MSADTILAQVDVTQYEDPEKFKAFIPKLEKYRQALNDAILPQYSVELPDKVENLTAKQFNPVKYLYSQKLLTPSEFEITDSSAPQLVAKFATGELTAVEVFKAFAKRATIAHQFTNCALEIFTKDGLKRAEYLDDYFKKNGKLIGPLHGVPISLKEQMDFKGRQRHACFVSKIDHICEAHGTNAQILENLGAVFYIRTNQPQTLMHLCSDNNFIGVSRNPFNLSLTPGGSSSGEGALVGFGGSAIGVGTDIGGSIRAPAAYSGCHGLRPTSKRIGLAGSLSAGAGQESVMAVAGPLARTIEDIDYWMKHYINDGKPWEVDQNTLRLPWKEVAAPKASDLTIAVMYDDGIVRTTPPITRGLKETVAKLEKAGVKIVEFKPIRTQLAYDTVNSMYTCDGNDAQRELLAASGEPLCRLTKWSLNYGGGKELTVTQNRKLNMIRDSLRQEYTSFLIDNKIDFILSPTYNNVAPKPKQVYNWSYTSLFNILDFPTLVFQTGIFQDPEIDQWDASYKDYKFRSELEEIECNIYNPKEFVGAPVGLQLSGRRYFDEEVVAAGKTIVDILQVDLTKIK; the protein is encoded by the coding sequence ATGTCCGCTGATACGATTTTAGCCCAAGTTGATGTTACCCAGTACGAAGACCCTGAAAAGTTCAAGGCATTCAttccaaaacttgaaaagtATAGACAAGCTTTGAACGATGCCATCTTACCACAATACTCCGTTGAATTACCTGATAAGGTTGAAAACTTAACTGCTAAACAATTCAACCCTGTGAAATATTTGTACAGCCAAAAGCTTTTAACTCCATCagagtttgaaatcaccGATTCCTCTGCTCCTCAATTGGTTGCCAAATTCGCCACAGGGGAACTCACTGCCGTTGAAGTGTTTAAAGCTTTTGCCAAAAGAGCCACCATCGCCCACCAATTCACCAATTGTGCTTTGGAAATATTCACTAAAGACGGTTTGAAAAGAGCCGAATACTTGGATGActacttcaagaaaaacgGAAAGTTAATTGGTCCATTGCATGGTGTCCCCATCTCCTTGAAAGAGCAAATGGATTTCAAAGGTAGACAACGTCATGCTTGTTTTGTGTCGAAAATCGACCATATATGTGAAGCTCACGGAACCAATGCCCAGATCTTGGAAAATTTGGGGGCTGTTTTCTACATTAGAACCAACCAGCCCCAAACATTGATGCACTTGTGCAGTGATAACAATTTCATTGGTGTCAGTAGAAATcccttcaacttgtcattAACTCCAGGAGGATCATCATCGGGTGAAGGAGCACTTGTGGGATTTGGAGGTTCTGCTATTGGGGTTGGAACTGACATTGGTGGTTCTATCAGAGCCCCAGCTGCCTACTCTGGATGTCATGGTTTGAGACCAACTTCCAAGAGAATCGGTCTTGCGGGAAGTTTATCAGCTGGTGCCGGACAAGAAAGTGTCATGGCTGTTGCTGGACCACTTGCCAGGactattgaagatatcgaCTACTGGATGAAACACTACATCAACGATGGGAAACCATGGGAGGTTGACCAGAATACCTTGAGACTTCCGTGGAAGGAAGTGGCTGCTCCAAAGGCTTCTGATTTGACGATTGCTGTGATGTACGACGATGGAATTGTCAGAACCACTCCTCCAATTACTAGAGGATTGAAGGAAACGGTAGcaaaattggaaaaggCCGGAGTGAAGATTGTGGAATTCAAGCCTATTAGAACCCAATTGGCCTATGATACTGTCAACAGTATGTATACCTGTGATGGTAACGATGCTCAAAGAGAGTTATTagctgcttctggtgaaCCACTCTGCAGATTGACCAAGTGGTCTTTGAACTACGGAGGTGGTAAGGAACTTACCGTCACTCAAAAcagaaagttgaacatgatCAGAGACCTGTTGAGACAAGAATACACTTCCTTTTTGATTGACAACAAAATTGACTTTATCTTGAGTCCAACCTATAATAACGTTGCTCCAAAGCCAAAACAAGTCTACAACTGGAGTTACACCTCGTTGTTTAACATTTTGGATTTCCCTACTTTGGTGTTCCAAACTGGTATTTTCCAAGACCCCGAAATTGATCAATGGGATGCCTCTTATAAGGACTATAAATTCAGAAgtgaattggaagaaattgaatGCAACATATATAATCCTAAAGAATTTGTTGGTGCTCCCGTTGGTTTGCAATTaagtggaagaagataCTTTGACGAAGAAGTGGTGGCTGCTGGTAAGACTATTGTCGATATTTTGCAAGTTGATTTGACTAAAATCAAGTGA
- a CDS encoding amidase (COG:I,J,T; EggNog:ENOG503NTYP), with product MSQVTYESLLVNDPLTGYDDAKKYAEFVPKLEAYREKLINSIDPEYAIVLPKPIEELYADQFNAIKYLYDEKLLSEEELAITNSSGTDLAKKIASGELKSVTVYKAFAKRGTICHQLTNCALEIFTDEGLERAEYLDKYYEQNGTTVGPFHGLPISLKEHLFYKNKVCHGCFVGNIEDVSEVHGVTTQILENLGAVFYIRTNQPQTLMHLCSDNNYIGCTRNPYNLGLSPGGSSSGEGALVSFGGSVAGVGTDIGGSIRAPAAFSGCFGLRPSTKRISVRGGSALDAGQESVIGVAGPMTRSVDDIDMWMKHYINDGKPWLLDEQVINMPWKEVAPPKPSEFTVAIMYDNDLLKTTPPIARGLKETAAKLENAGVKIVEFKPIKSKLAYDVVHQMYTADGNIGTKACFQKSGEPIVRLTKNYLNYGKGSKGLTVTENRELNDIRNELRQEYTEFLVKNDIDFIISPTYANVAPKPKEIYNWSYTSLFNILDFPTLVFQTGLFQDPKVDKWDDSFKDYKFRSPSEELELTSYDPKEFVGAPIGLQLSGKRYTDEDVVAAGKTIVDILGVNLLK from the coding sequence ATGTCCCAAGTAACTTACGAGTCCTTATTAGTCAACGATCCTTTAACTGGGTACGACGATGCCAAAAAGTATGCTGAATTCGTACCCAAGCTTGAAGCTTATAGAGAGAAATTGATAAACTCAATTGACCCAGAGTATGCAATTGTTTTGCCCAAACCCATCGAGGAATTGTACGCAGACCAGTTTAATGCCATCAAGTATTTGTACGATGAGAAGCTTTtgagtgaagaagaactcgCAATTACCAACTCTTCCGGTACtgacttggccaaaaagatAGCATCTGGGGAATTGAAATCGGTTACTGTTTACAAAGCATTTGCCAAGAGAGGTACCATTTGTCACCAGTTAACCAACTGTGCGTTGGAGATTTTCACCGATGAGGGCTTGGAGAGAGCTGAGTACTTGGATAAGTACTACGAACAAAATGGTACAACTGTTGGTCCTTTTCATGGTTTACCAATCTCCTTGAAAGAGCACTTGTTCTATAAGAACAAAGTCTGTCACGGATGTTTTGTTGGTAATATCGAAGATGTTCTGGAGGTCCATGGTGTTACCACCCaaattttggaaaacttgggTGCTGTTTTCTACATCAGAACCAACCAGCCCCAAACATTGATGCACTTGTGCAGTGATAACAACTACATTGGATGCACCCGAAACCCGTACAACCTAGGATTATCTCCTggtggttcttcttctggtgaGGGTGCTCTTGTGTCTTTCGGAGGTTCTGTAGCAGGTGTGGGGACCGATATTGGGGGCTCTATTCGAGCTCCGGCAGCTTTCTCTGGGTGTTTTGGCTTGAGaccatccaccaaaagaatttCCGTAAGAGGAGGTAGTGCTTTGGATGCTGGACAAGAGAGTGTGATAGGAGTTGCTGGTCCTATGACCAGAAGTGTTGACGATATTGACATGTGGATGAAACACTATATCAACGATGGTAAGCCTTGGTTATTGGATGAGCAGGTTATCAACATGCCTTGGAAAGAAGTGGCTCCTCCTAAACCATCTGAATTCACCGTGGCAATCATGTACGATaatgatttgttgaagactACTCCGCCAATAGCTAGAGGATTGAAGGAAACGGCTGCGAAATTAGAAAACGCGGGAGTTAAGATTGTTGAGTTCAAGCCAATTAAGTCTAAGTTGGCCTATGATGTAGTTCATCAAATGTATACTGCTGATGGTAATATCGGAACCAAAGCTTGTTTCCAAAAGTCTGGTGAACCAATCGTCAGATTAACCAAGAATTACTTGAACTATGGAAAAGGTAGCAAGGGTCTTACCGTAACTGAAAACAGAGAATTGAACGATATTAGAAATGAATTAAGACAAGAGTACACTGAATTCTTAGTCAAGAATGATATTGACTTTATCATCAGTCCAACGTACGCAAATGTTGCTCCAAAACCCAAGGAAATTTACAACTGGTCGTACACTTCTTTGTTTAACATCCTTGATTTCCCAACATTGGTGTTCCAAACTGGATTATTCCAAGATCCGAAAGTAGATAAGTGGGATGATTCCTTTAAGGATTATAAATTTAGAAGTCCTCTGGAGGAGTTAGAATTGACCAGTTATGATCCCAAAGAATTCGTTGGTGCCCCAATTGGATTACAATTGAGTGGAAAGAGATACactgatgaagatgttgtAGCTGCTGGAAAAACAATTGTAGATATCTTGGGTGTTAACTTACTTAAATAG
- a CDS encoding uncharacterized protein (EggNog:ENOG503NW89; COG:S) — protein MSVNQPLLEPDNEDFEDRFQEELEVPNKNYKIRNLLAFNFTGFFCIAFVIFLTSSQPFYINQILKVDYHEIGKVIGFLGVADELTCIVSSPLIGSLNDKLVQWNWVVGHTKFLVFTGFASIFVAFLLYGLVPYSGWWQLIFPRMFFAIGVTTCMSMVPVLLHQLIYSDFKMSSLLFWKETGAATSSNVNKNGRYAALIGLSTGLGAVFSVSCFLSLPVRLSAEFEISSRQALQLSFVILGILSILVGLLMLVSLYEPSTEDNKIHLTYIELIKTGFSRLRSSSSVQIACFGGWVARSTSVLIAVFIPLFVYNFYFKSGLCEDDGTPAKNNCYDGYTFAAILSGVAQTVSLLVSPFWGIVVDRIGKKKSLMLSSAIGLVGTWTLCILNISDPRNATTFFLMSLIGVSQIGTVITSMSIISAENDAVGSVSGVYNLFGGFGILILSQIGGSWSDSWVFAPFFLVGSFNLLLILAATFSK, from the coding sequence ATGAGTGTAAATCAACCACTTTTGGAACCAGACAACGAGGATTTTGAGGACAGATTCCAGGAGGAACTAGAGGTTCCCAATAAGAACTACAAGATTAGAAACCTTCTTGCCTTCAATTTCACCGGATTCTTCTGCATTGCGTTTGTGATCTTCTTAACGTCTTCTCAGCCTTTTTACATCAACCAAATTTTGAAAGTCGATTACCATGAAATAGGAAAAGTTATTGGGTTTCTCGGGGTCGCCGACGAACTCACATGTATTGTGTCATCGCCCTTGATTGGTTCTTTGAATGATAAGTTGGTGCAATGGAACTGGGTTGTGGGACATACTAAGTTTCTTGTTTTCACCGGCTTTGCCAGCATATTTGTGGCATTTTTATTATATGGACTTGTACCATACTCTGGTTGGTGGCAGTTGATTTTTCCAAGAATGTTCTTTGCTATTGGTGTCACAACATGTATGAGCATGGTACCTGTGTTGCTTCACCAGTTGATATAttctgatttcaaaatgtCCAGTCTTCTCTTCTGGAAAGAGACCGGAGCTGCGACCTCAAGTAATGTTAACAAAAACGGCCGATATGCTGCTCTTATTGGGCTTTCTACTGGATTAGGTGCTGTATTTTCTGTATCTTGCTTTCTATCACTTCCTGTTAGGTTACTGGCGGAGTTTGAAATATCTTCGAGACAAGCTTTGCAATTATCGTTTGTGATTCTTGGAATCCTATCAATTTTGGTGGGATTATTGATGCTCGTTTCACTCTATGAACCCAGCACAGAAGACAACAAGATACATCTTACGTACATTGAGTTAATCAAAACGGGATTTAGTCGTCTCCGGTCAAGTTCCTCAGTGCAAATTGCATGTTTTGGTGGGTGGGTTGCACGTTCGACATCGGTCCTTATTGCGGTTTTCATTCCATTGTTTGTGTACAACTTCTACTTCAAATCTGGACTTtgtgaagatgatggtACTCCTGCAAAGAACAATTGTTACGACGGCTATACTTTTGCAGCTATTTTGTCGGGGGTGGCCCAAACAGTTTCACTTTTGGTATCTCCATTTTGGGGGATAGTTGTAGACAGAATCGGGAAGAAAAAGAGTTTAATGCTATCTTCCGCCATTGGACTTGTGGGTACATGGACTCTCTGTATTTTAAACATTTCTGATCCTCGGAACGCTACAACGTTTTTCCTTATGAGTCTTATTGGAGTATCTCAGATTGGAACTGTCATCACTTCGATGAGTATTATTTCAGCAGAAAATGATGCCGTAGGATCCGTCAGTGGAGTCTACAACTTGTTTGGGGGATTTGGAATCTTGATTTTAAGTCAAATTGGAGGCTCGTGGAGTGATCTGTGGGTTTTTGCCCCCTTTTTCCTCGTTGGTTCCTTTAACTTGTTGTTAATTCTTGCTGCAACATTTTCTAAATAA
- a CDS encoding uncharacterized protein (EggNog:ENOG503NV8P; BUSCO:EOG09263JCT; COG:S) — protein sequence MRNGSFSVYTRSKSSSSSANETTLSELRTSLTVFHCDKMDSVIDDSPSGSNGEEKADFSSSRNNDDYDSETELGDYTLKRTDSSSSLSFIDLNKLLYLQDFDFGVGLDHVSDSAKRRFNEMKTKTKQRLNRLKIDSNQTRDLSKLQELLNQRLAKFDEKVHKNLESSATEKLFYALAVSCIAAGGFVLGKYPSYFHVFYTVLFCLLMPIRFYSYFKQSFQYYLADLCYYVNLLLMLFIWYKPDSKSLFVSVFSLSLGTLSFAVITWRNSLVLHSIEKTTSSFIHVMPPITLFVIVHEMPKDFVKERFPAVLKIDNWNFVNGIIITSIYYTVWQVGYHYFITIRKKKEIENGRVTSFTYLRKKNKATVLGRFVNSLPYNWMQITAFTFIQFFYQIFTMIPCPLWFKYKHFCGSFVAFVFIWSSYNGATYYIDVFGKRFEKEVKKLKQEINDLQARVDSAQASPEMKPQGSSLSSTNDGEFSKEDNAVMIDKTSGDSFTSGSHVKSFSLENSI from the coding sequence ATGCGAAACGGCTCGTTTTCTGTTTACACCAGAAGCAAGTCATCCTCAAGCTCTGCAAACGAAACTACCTTGAGCGAATTGAGGACCAGCTTAACTGTATTTCACTGCGATAAGATGGACTCTGTTATTGACGACTCTCCTAGTGGGAGCAACGGTGAAGAAAAGGCTGATTTTCTGTCTTCCAGAAATAACGATGATTACGATTCTGAAACTGAACTAGGGGATTACACGTTAAAAAGAACCGATTCTTCGTCTTCCTTGAGTTTTATCGATCTCAACAAGTTACTTTACTTACAGGACTTTGATTTCGGGGTCGGGCTCGACCATGTCAGCGATTCGGCTAAAAGACGGTTCAATGAGAtgaaaaccaaaaccaaacaaAGACTCAATAGATTAAAGATCGATTCGAACCAAACCAGAGACCTTCTGAAGCTCCAGGAGCTCTTAAACCAGAGGTTGGCAAAGTTTGATGAGAAGGTGcacaaaaacttggagaGCTCTGCCACAGAAAAGTTGTTTTACGCGTTGGCAGTATCTTGCATTGCTGCTGGAGGGTTTGTTTTAGGCAAATACCCCCTGTATTTCCATGTGTTTTACACGGTGTTGTTCTGCTTGTTGATGCCTATCCGATTCTATTCCTACTTTAAACAGTCTTTTCAATATTATTTGGCAGACTTGTGTTATTACGTCAACTTGCTTTTGATGCTCTTCATTTGGTACAAACCCGattccaaatccttgttTGTTTCGGTTTTTTCATTATCGCTTGGAACTTTGTCATTTGCAGTCATCACCTGGAGAAACTCGTTGGTGTTGCATTCCATTGAGAAAACCACCAGCTCGTTTATCCACGTAATGCCACCAATCACACTTTTTGTGATTGTGCATGAGATGCCAAAAGATTTTGTAAAGGAGAGGTTTCCAGCGGTGTTAAAGATTGATAATTGGAATTTTGTGAATGGAATAATTATCACGTCTATTTATTACACTGTGTGGCAAGTGGGTTACCATTACTTCATAACTATCCgcaagaagaaagaaataGAAAATGGTAGAGTTACGTCTTTTACTTActtgagaaagaagaataagGCCACTGTCTTGGGTAGATTTGTTAATTCTTTGCCATACAATTGGATGCAAATCACTGCATTTACATTTATTCAGTTCTTTTACCAGATTTTCACAATGATTCCTTGTCCCCTCTGGTTCAAATACAAACATTTCTGTGGATCCTTTGTTGCCTTTGTGTTTATTTGGTCAAGTTACAATGGAGCCACATATTACATTGATGTCTTCGGTAAACGTTTTGAGaaagaagtcaagaagttgaaacaAGAGATCAATGATCTTCAGGCCCGAGTTGATTCTGCCCAAGCATCTCCAGAGATGAAACCACAGGGTAGCTCCTTGTCGTCAACTAACGATGGTGAATTCTCAAAAGAAGATAATGCTGTTATGATAGACAAGACCTCAGGCGACTCTTTCACTTCAGGATCCCACGTTAaatcattttctttggagaaCAGTATCTGA